The genomic stretch GTTATCAATGTTACAATAGCAATGAATGTATCATCTAAAGAAATTGGTAGAAAAGATATTTTAAAAATTGAAAACAGAGAATTGGATTATAATGAACTTAATCAAATTGCGTTAATTGCTCCTAAAGCTACAATTAATATTATTAGAGACTTTAAACCAATTAAAAAAGATAAAATTGATTTACCTAAAAAAATTACATCGATTCTTAAATGTACAAATCCCAAATGTATTACTAATTATGAAAATGAACCTATTACTACAATATTTAATGTTATTAAAAAACAGCCCCCAATTGTAAGATGCCATTATTGTGAAAAATTAATTGGATTAAAAGATATTGAAAAACAATTCGAATAATCCTTTTATTTTTTTAAATAATCACTTAACCTCTTTGATAAAGCAAGTATTGTGAGAATTGGTGGTTTTCCAGGAGATATTGGAAGAACACTTGCATCACAAACATACAAACCATCAATTTTTGTTTTTAAATTATTATCAACAACTTTTCCAATCGGTGCTGTTCCTCCAGGATGCGCACCTCTATAAACTGTTGATGCAATGGTTGTTGCATCTACACCAGCTTTTTCTAGAATAAAGCCAGCAGTAGCGACTCCTTCTGACAAGTATCTAATATCATTAATTGTATTATATTTAACAACATTTCCTTCCCTATCCACATAACCTCTACATTCATCTGAGGTTTTAACCATAATACTTAAAATATCTTTATCACTTACACCATTAACATCAATATTGCCCTTAATAGATGATGAAAAATGAGGAGATAATACAAAATTTCTACCAATAACCAAAGCACCCATTTGAACTTCAGAATTAAATTTAATATCTTTAAGATAACCTCCCACACTAACAAAAGGATCAAAAAATATTTCATTACCTGCTTCAATATCTACTTTTCGCAAAATTAAAGTAGAACCAATAGCTCCTGCAGATAACACAATCGTGTCAGATAAGATTGATTCTTCTTTACCATTTTTAATGTAAATTAATCCTTTAACCGAATTATTTTTAACAATTACATCAACAATATCAGCTTCAGTAATTAAATTTGCACCATATTCAATAGCTTTATCAACAAAATCCTTTCCAGACCATTTGGCATCAACAGGACAACCAAATGCACACTTTCCACATTGAATACATTTTTCCTCACGAATAGCTTTAGGCATTTTTAAAGTATTTAGTCCTAATTTGTTACCTGCATCTAAAAATAGCTGTGTTCCCATGCCTATATGAGAATCACTAAGTGGTTTAACATTAATTAATTTTTCCACATATTCATAAGCGTCTGATAAATCAATCCCAAATTCCAATAACTCTTCATCTAATGCACGAACCATATTAGCCATTGAAACAATAGTTGAACCACCGACACAAGTTGTTGTTAATAAATCAATCCCCTCATTATACTTATCATAATAATTAAAAGCATATTTTGATTTTATATACGATCCTTTTTCAATAATAGTAACAGGAACATTGTCCTTAGCCAGTTCATAAGCAAGAATTCCACCACCTGCACCAGTACCTACTATCACGACCATTAAATCACCTACTATAAAAAATATATCATATGTTATGAATATTTAATCAACCAATATAAAAAACTTTTATTAAACATGTGAATTAAAATAAACAATATAATACTCTTTTAGGAGAGATAAAATGGAAGAATATATTGACTTATTTAACAAAGTTATTGACAAAACAATCCCTCAAGTAGATTACATCGATATTAGAGCAGGAAATGGTGATATAACTTCTATATTAATGAAAGATGGAATCATTCAAGAAATTAATACTGGAATGAGTTTATCAGTGCGAATAAGAGTTTTAAATAATGGTGCATGGGGATTTGCACATACAACAGACTTATCTAAACTTAATGAAATAACAAAAACAGCAATTAAAATTTCTAATTCACTTAAAGGAGATGAAAAGTTAAGTGAAGAAGAAATAATAAAAGATAAAATTGCTGTTGATGTTAAAATACCATTTAATGAAATATCAATAGATGAAAAAAAAGAAATAATGAAATATGCGAGTGATTCGGCCAATATTGATAAAATTAATAGTACTACAGTTAGCTATGGAAATTCTGAAGTTGAAGAAATATTTTTAAATAGTGAAGGAAGTAACATCCAAGTTAAAACCTCAAGAGTTAGAATGGCATTAAATGCCTCTGCAACAAATGGAGAAATCATTCAATTTGGACATGGGAGTCTTGGAGGAGTTAAAGGATTTGAAATAATAGCTGATGCAGATATTGAAGAATTTGGAAGAAAAATTGGTCAAAAAGCTGTCAGATTGTTAGATGCTAAAGCTGCACCATCTGGAAGATTCCAAGTTATTACCGATCCTGAACTAACAGGTGTTTTAATACATGAAGCTTTAGGTCATGCAACAGAAGGAGACTTAATCTTACAAAATGATTCCATACTTAAAGATAAACTCGGAAGCAAAATTGCCTCAGATATTGTGAATATATATGATAATGCAACACTTAAAAATGGCTTTGGATATTATCCATATGATGCTGAAGGAATTAAAACAACACCTAATCAATTAGTTAAAGATGGAGAATTAGTATCTCTTTTAAATTCCAGAGAAACAGCAGCAAAATTAGGTATGAAATCCTCTGGAAATGCAAGATCATCCATATCTGACCAGCCAATTGTAAGAATGAGCAATACTTATTTAGAACCTGGAGATATGAATTTTGATGAACTTATAGAAGATGTTTCAGATGGAATTTACCTTAAAGGATCAAGAGGTGGACAAGTAGATACTGGTAAAGGAATTTTCCAATTCAATGCAGTTGAAGGATTTAAAATTGAAAATGGAGAACTAACAACACCACTAAGGGATGTTTCATTATCAGGAAATATTTTGGAAACTTTAAAAAATGTAGATGCATTAGGAAATGATTTTAAACTTAGTGTGGGTTACTGTGGAAAAGATGGGCAAACAGCACCAGTAGGAGATGGTGGACCACATACAAGAATTTTAAATACAATGGTAGGAGGAATGGGTTAATGATAAGTGAGAGTAGTGGAAAATACTTATTAGAAATAGCTAAAAAAGCAGTTTATGAGTATATAACAAATGGAAAAACTTTAGAAATCCCAGATGATTGTCCTTCAGAACTCCATGAAAAATTAGGAGTTTTTGTGACAATTAATAAAAATAATCGGTTGAGAGGATGTATTGGTTATCCAGAACCTATCAAAACAGCAATTCAAGCAACAATTGATGTAGCTATTGCTGCAGCAGTAAATGATCCAAGATTTAATCAAGTAGGTGAAAATGAATATGATGATTTGGAATTTGAAGTAACAGTTCTTACAAAGCCAGAATTAATTATAATTGCTCATCCAAATCAATATTTTGAAGAAATAGAAATTGGCAAAGATGGATTGATAATTCAAAAAGGAAGATCAAGAGGTTTATTACTTCCACAAGTAGCAGTTGAAAATGCTTTTGAAATTGAAGACTTTTTAGAACATACCTGTATGAAAGCTGGAATCAGTGCTGACAGTTGGTTGGATGAAAGCTGTGATGTCTACAAATTTCAAGGACAAATATTTAAATAGTGATTGCAATGATGATACCAACAATCCCTACACCTGATGAACTGTTAAACAAAGGGTTTAGCAGAGGAAAAAAAGCAGCGGATTTACTTAGAGATCAAAAAATACCTAAGCATCTAAAAGGTAAAAGAATTGAAGAAAGACGTGTGATAACTTCATGTCAAGTGATTAAAGATAAATTAAAATCAATATTAGATGCAGTTCCAGAAATTGAAGAACTACATCCATTTTATCAAGATTATATTGATATTACTGTTGGTGTAGATGATATGAAGCAATCACTTGGAGCTTTAAACTGGGCATATGGAATTTTAACACAACTTGAAAAAGAATATGGTGGAAAAATTAGGAAAAATCCGTCAGAAAAAGCTACAATGCTTCAAAAACAAGCTTATGGAAGAATTGCTTCAGTTGTAAATAAAATTAAAAAAGATCTCGATTTTCTCGATTTTGCAAAAGCCAATTTAAGAAATATGCCAACAATTGACTTTGATGCAACTACCATAGTTATTGCAGGATTTCCCAATGTAGGAAAATCAACACTTCTCCGCCAAATTACAGGAGCAGATCCGCAAGTAGCTAATTACCCATTTACAACAAAAGGAATACAAATAGGTCACACCGAAAGACATTGGAAAAGCATTCAAATTATTGATACACCAGGATTACTTGACAGACCAGTTTTAGAAATGAACGATATTGAAATGAATGCAATAGTAGCTTTAGAACATTTAGCAGATGCAATTTTATTTATTTTTGATGGATCTGAAACTTGTGGATTTCGTTTAGATAATCAATATAATCTTTTAAAACAAATTGAAAAAATTTTTAGCGAAATACCAATTGTATACCTTTTCAATAAAATGGATTTAGTTGAAGATAAAGAATATCTTAACCAATACATAGACAATGTAGATAACACAATATTTATATCAGCCATTGAAGGAGAAGGTATTGAAAAAATTAATAAAAAAATAGACAGTATTAGTAAAATTGAAAGAAATATTGATGATGAAGATGAATATTATTAATGGTTAATTTTATATACAACATATAATAATTATATTAGTAACCAAAATTAACTAAAAGGAGGCAATTAATATGGTTGATAATAAAACAATAAAAAGCAAAGTAGAAGATGCAAAAGAAAAATACGAAGAAACAAAAGAAACAAGAAAAGAAAAATACGAAGAAACAAAAGAAAAAAGCAAAAATTTTGCAGATAATGTAATGAATGATTTATACAAAAGTATTGATGAAATTAAAGAAAATATTAAAACCGTTCAAAAAGCAGCTGATGAAAAATATACTTCCTATAAACAAGCAACTGTCCAAAACTTAGATGTTGATTTAATTGAAAGTGATGATGTATACTACTTAAAAGTAGCTGTACCAGGAATTCCAAAAGAAGATATTAACATAGAAGCTGGGGACAATGATATTACCATTGAAGCAACTTTTGATGCATACATTAATGAATTTGCAGAAGATGATAGTGCTAAAGAAATCGTGTCTAACTTGAAAAAAGGAAAATGTGTAAAAACTGTAAGATTTGAAAGTAGTATTAATATTGAAGAAATTTCTGCTAAATTTAATAATGGAACTGTAATTATTAATATACCAAAATTAATCATACCAAAACATAAAGTGAATGTAGAATAGAGTTATTTATCCTAAACTTTTTTTTACTCTATTTTTACCTTTTTTATTTTTATAAAAAGTTTCGAAAAAACTATTGTTTAAGTCTTTATTGGCATATATAAAAAAAATGCAAAATATTTTTTTTTAATATCTGACTTTGCCAATATGTCTTGTAGCTCCAGGATCTTCACCATTAAAATGAGCTAAATAATATACAAACCATTCAAGTGGAACCACAAATATTAATGGAGATAATAAATTATCTACATCAGCATAATCTTTCAAATTATAAACTATTGCTTTTAATTCAAAATTGTTAGAAAAATCAATAGTTTTATCAGTAATTTCATCAGATTCAAAATTGGAATGGAATATAATTACTGGAACTCCTTTTTCTGCACGTTCAATTAAACCATGCCTGAATTCTGCAGAATAAAGAGGGCATGCATGTTTAATAGCTCCTTCCATAAGCATAGTCATAGCTAATTTAAATGATAAACCAAAGTTAGGACCACTTCCCATACAATAAAAAATATCTTCGTCTTTAAATTCTTTAGCTAATTTTTTATTATCATTTTCAGTAGTTTTTAATAGATTTTCAATAATATTTGGAATTTCTTGTAATTGATTTAATAGTTTATCTGCATTTTCATAATTAGCTACCTTAAAGAAGATTTGATAAAGACATGCTAGTTGAGTTACATAAGTTTTAGTACCCAAAATAGCTGTTTCTCTCCCACATTGAGTTACAATAGGAATTTTAACTTCTTTAATCATTGAACTATCTTTTTCATTTGAAATAGAAACCGTGTTAATTTCATAATCATTTGCTTTTCTAAGTGATGCAAGAGTATCAGCAGTTTCACCTGATTGTGATGCAAAAATAGCTATTGAGTTTTCACCCTTAGTTAATTTTTTATTATAAAAAAACTCATAGCCAGTAAATACTTCAATATTGATATTGGTTGAAGACATTCTTATTGCATCTCTAATTGTATAACATGTTGAAATTGAACTTCCACAACCAATTAAATAAACTTTATCAACCTTTGAAACAAATTTTGAAACATCATTTAATTTAGACATCTCACTTTCAAATGTTTTTCTTAATGAATCGGGTTGTTCCATCATTTCATCATACATATTATAGTTCATTATTAAACCCCTTAAAAATTGATAAGAATTATGATTATTTTATTTTTTTATCTATATATATTTTGAGGACATGCTAAAAAATATTTTATTAAAAAATCAGCTTAACATTACATATAGCATAACTTTAGATATAATTATATATCAAAAAAACTTTTGTTAATATATGTAAAAATTCGGAATTATCCACTCTATCAACTATTGAAAATATCCTTTAATAATAGATGAAGTAAAAAGAGCATTAATTGAGAAGGTTTTAAGATTTAATTAATAATTAAATCAATAAATTCAAAATTATCTCCATCAAATAATCCTTTATCTGAAAGTTTTAAAGAAGGAATTACCAAAAGAGCCATGAATGATAATGTCATGAATGGAGAATCAAGACGACATCCAAATCTATCAACAATTTCTTCAAGTTCATCTAATTTAGAAGCTACACTATATGCATCCTCATTACTCATTAAACCCGCAACAGAAAGAGTTAAATAATCATTCATATCCTCATAAGCAACAGAAAATCCTCCCTTATTTTCAATTAATATGTTAATAGCATTAGCCATATCATTAGCATTTGTCCCTACAACAATCAGATTATGAGAATCATGGGAAACAGAAGATGCAATAGCACCTTTTTTAAGGTGAAAACCCTTAATAAATGCATTTGAAATATTATCCCCAGTATACCTATCAACAACAGCTATTTTTAAAATATCTTCTTTTAAGTCTGGTTGAATAATATTATTTTCACACTTTAAAGTTGATTTAATGTTTTGAGTTATTAATTCACCATTAAAACATTGAATAACATTAACTTCGCATTCTTCACCATCAAAACATACTTCAAAATCACGAACCTCTTTTTTAGAAACATTGATAGTGTTTTTATAATCTATCTCTTCAACATCAAATAAGACATTTTCTCCATCAAAAACACATTGTCCACCAATATATGTTTTTAAAACATTTAAATCGACTAAATTATCTACTACTATAAAATCTGCTTTAGCACCCTTTACAATAGTTCCAGCATCTATATTATAATGAGAAGCAGGATTAATTGTAACCATTTCAATAGCTTTTATAATATCCACTTCTAATTCACAAGCTTTTTGAATTGATTTGTTTAGATGTCCTTTAGTTAAATCATTAGGATGTTTGTCATCACTTACAATAAAATCAAAAATTGGTGAGTGAATTCTTCTCTCTAAAATTTCAGTTGGTATTATTCCAAAACTGTCTTGGTTTCTCCAATAGTTTACTCTTTCAGTGAAATCAAAAAGAGCCTCCATATTTTTAGCAGAAGAACCATCACGAACCATTATTTTCATGCCTTTATGTTTTTTTTCAATAGCTTCACCAAAACTACTGCATTCATGATCTGTGATAATATATTGTTCTATATATTTATCTAAATCTTTACCAGAAAGCATAGGTGCATGACCATCAACTGGTTTATTATATTCATTAGCTAGTTCTAATTTTCTTAAAACTTCAACATCACCATTAATTACCCCTGGAAAATTCATCATTTCCCCTAAAGCAACAATTTCATCTTTTTCAAGCAAAAATTCCATATCACTACTATCTAAAACAGCTCCAGAAGTTTCAAAATTAGTAGCAGGAACACAAGATGGTGCTGTAAAATAAAAATTAAAAGGAACTGTTTGGGCATTTTTAATCATGAATTCAATGCCTTCAATTCCACAAACATTAGCTATTTCATGAGGGTCACAAACAACAGAAGTAGTACCATGCCTAACAGCAATTTTTGCAAATTGGGCTGGTGTAAGCATTGTACTTTCAATGTGAATATGAGAATCAATGAAGCCTGGAAGAATTAAACCTTCAATATCTGCTTTAAATTCACTTTCAACAGCTATTGGAATAATTTCTTTAAAAATCCCATTTTCAATAGTTATTTTAGCTGGATAAACAGAATCTGTTAAAACATCAAGAATATAAGCAGTGAAAGTCATTTTAATCCTCATGTAATGAATTATAAAGAAGAGGTAAAAATGTACCAATATCTGTTACAATACCAACTACCTGAGCACTACCTCTATCAGATAATTTAGTAACCGTAGATGGATTAATATCTACACAAATACTTTTTACTTTTGAAGGTAGTAAATTACCAGTTGCAATCGAATGCAACATTGTAGCTATCATAATAACCATGTCAACTTCTTGAGCGTATTTTCTCATTATTCTTTGAGATTTAGCTGTGTCAGTTATTACATCAGGAAGAGGACCATCATCACGAATAGAACCGGCTAAGACAAATGGAACATCATTCTTAATACATTCATACATGATTCCACCATTTAAAGTTCCATCCTCAACAGCATTCTTAATAGAACCTGAATTATTAATTCTATTAATTGCCCTCATATGATGAGTATGACCATGAGCTATAATTTTACCAGTTTCTACCTCAATACCTAACGATGTTCCAAACAAATTACTTTCAATATCATGAGTAGCTAATGCATTACCTGCCATTATAACATCAATATAACCTTCACGAATTAATGATGCTAAAAACTTACCAGAACCTGTGTGAACAATAGCAGGCCCTCCAACAATGGCTATTTTCCCGCCTTTTTTCTTAATTTCTTTTATTTCATCAGCAATTCCATTAATTAAACTCATCAATGGTTTTTCAGAAGAAACTTCACTATTCATAAACTCAAATACTTCTTGCTCACCTCTTGATCTCTGAGGAGGTGTAACTTTTACTCCTTCAAGACCAACGACAATTTTATCTCCAGCTTTAATATCATCTATTGGTTTAACAAAAGCTCGTTTTTCTTCTTCATCAACAACAATCAAACAATCCATTTCAATTTGTTCTACATAAATCCAATCCCCAGCATAAAGAATGTGAGTTGTATGGTTGGATGTGGAATAAAAACCTTCAGGAGCAACTTTATCTTTAGTTGATGCAACTAATTGAACTTCTTTTAACTCTGCAATTGATGCACCAAGAACAGATAATTCATCTAATATTGAATCCAACAATTCAGGAGATTCAGCAGAAACAGAAATTTTAGCTCTGCTTGTATCTGATTTTTTTCTACCAACTTCGAATTCTAATATATCAAAATCCCCACCTTTGTCCATAATTAAACCCATTGTCTTAGTAAGAGCCAATGAATCTATAATATGGCCAGAAAGTTCAATAGTTCTTTTATTCATAATACTTTGCCCCATTATAATTAATATTATAAGTATACTTTAAAGTGATATTTAATTGTATTGATGAAATCCTATCCTTTCAATCAAGTAATATATCAGCAGTTAAAAAGATAAATCTAAAGCATCATAATATGAATAATAAAAAAAAGAAAATAAATCAATTGAAAAGTTATGATTCAAATTAATTTATTTTTTTGAATTTGCCGATTCTATTGTTTCTAGATTTTAGAAATGGAGAAATTAAAGTAATAAAAATTGGAGAATATCTTTTCATAACATTAGTTAAATTATAATCTCCAGTCATTTTAAACATTGGACAGAGATCTTCAAAATCTCGACTTTCTTTTATACCCCATTTAAATACTGCACCAGTTTGCCTCACAGTATCATGATTCTTTTGATTTTTTACCATCCAAGGAGTCATTAATTCTATAAGTAATTCAACTTTTCCAAAGCTTTCAGAAATTTTAAAAAATAATTTTTTTACCTTTTCTTCAGATAAATACATTAAAAAACCTTCAGCTATGATTAAAACATTATCTTTATTCTCAATTTTATCAATCCAATTAAAATCAAGAGCTGAAGATGAAATATTTAAAACTCTATCATGATTATCTATTAATTTATTTCTCAAAGAGATAACATTTTCAAAATCAATATTATACCATTTTATTTTTCCATTATCTACTCTACTAAATCTATCATCCAAACCACAAGCTAAATTAATAACAGAACATTCAGGGTTGTTTTTAATATATTTAGAAACCTCATCATCTAGTATAATAGTTCTTGCAGCACATCCCCAAAAGTTCATTTTATTTTTAGACTCTTTAAAACGTTCTGCAAAATCGTAATCAAGATTATTAATAATCTCAATTGCAGTTTTATCATAAAATGCTGGATTTTCCCTATTATTTTCTAATGCTCTTGAATATAATGGAACAAGCATTGTTTCACTAACACCAGATAAATCTACTCTTTCTTTCATAAAACACCTCCTTTTCTGATTTGATGTATTAATTCTAAAACATCAATAATTAGGTATACCTAAATTTTTAATTCATCATATATAATCTTTTCACCGAATAAGACATATAGTTAAATTAATCAATTAATGTTAAAAAATCATGAATAATTTTAGCCGCAACAACTGCAGTAACATCACCTAATTTGTCACTAGCTGTTTCTACAACATCAAAACCAACAATATTTTTATGAGATGCAGCCTGAAGTAAATCTTCTATCTCAGAAATAAACAATCCTGCAGGAACTGGATTACCCACATTAGGAGCAATAGATGGATCAACTACATCCATATCAATAGATAAATAAATAGGACCATCAATATTAGATACATAATACTCAATAGCATCCATATGTTTATGAACATCTTTATTTTTAAATGTTTGAATATTATACGTTGATTTTACAAATTCCTCTTCATCAATAGACGATGACCTAATTCCAATTTGAACCAAATCGCAACCAATTTCATGAGCTCTCCTCATAACAGTTGCATGAGAATACTTCTCACCAATAAAATCAAAAGCTAAATCTCTATGAGCATCTAAATGTATAACTGTCAAACTACCATATTGATTAAAAAGTGCTTTAATAGCTCCGATAGATACAGAATGTTCTCCACCAATTATAATTGGTTTAATTTTTAAATCAGCTAATTCACAAACAGTTTCTTCTACAATGTCACATGTTGCTTTACAATTACCATAAACTACATTAACATCTCCAAAATCATAAAAATTAGCTGTTAATTCTTTATTAAAAATAGTATTAAATTTTTCAAGGCCAAATGATGCTTCACGAACAACAATTGGACCCAAACGAGTTCCAGAATGATAAGAAGTAGTGCTGTCAAATGGAACTCCAATTATACCATATGAATTCTCACGAATATTTTCAAAATCATTTTCACTAGAAAATGCAAATTTCCAAGGTTCGTAAGTGTTTAATAGCATAATTAATCTTGAAAGGAAAAATAATAGAAGAACTTATTTAGTTCTCATTATTTTCATGTTACCTAAAGCAACAATGTATTCTACTTCAATACCTTCAGTTATTGTATCTTTTAACTCTTCAGGCATTGGTAAATCTAATGTATCATAACTTTCCATATCCATTAATTGAACATTGTCACCTTGAATGGATAAAACTTGACCTACTCTTTTATCAATAATAGGAATATCTACTTTAGTATCTACTGGTTTTACAATGCTTCTTTTTTGATTATCAAAGATACCTACAGCTTCTAATCTTGCTTTTGCAGCCCCATGTTTACCAGGGGATGAAGTAGTTAAACTAGTAATTTTAGATGCTTCTCCACCTAAAACTATATATTTTCCAACTTTTAATGTTTTAATCTCTACAACTTTTGTTGACATTAATTTTCCTCCATAAATAAAAACCGGTTTTTATAATCTTATAATAAGGAATATTATTAGACTAATATTAATTTATATGTTCTATTTTATATAAAAGTACCTATTATATTAAAGCTTTATTTTTCAAAAATAAAATCATTGCAATAGACAAACAAAACAATATAAAAATAACCCAAATTATAATAAACAATTTTTTACTGTCTTTTTCTCCCTTAATTATATAATGTTCTCCTTTAACATCACTAGATTTCTTCTTAGTATTTTTAAACTCATCATCATTTCTCAAAAAATTATAAAATGAACGAGAAAGAATAAAGAATACAATCAGCAGTATTACACCTAAATAAGAAGCTAAACTACTTTTAACAAATATCATGATCATAGATGAAGATAATAAGACTAACAAAATATAAAATGCTACACTCAACAATAAAGACAAATATTTGTTTAAAATCATAAAGTTACACCTATTTAATTATAATTTAAAATACTATTTAATTTTAAGGCATATATAAAAATTCATTATATAATATTATTAAATAGAAATAACATATTAAAATTTAGTGATTTAAATGAAAATAGCTATAGTTTGTGGAAAAGATGAAGGTCCAACAAAATTAAATGCTTTCGACAATGCTCTAAGTGATGCAGGAATTGGAGATGTTAATTTAATCAAAGTATCCAGTATGCTTTCAGGAAACACAGAAATAAAAAAACTACCTAAACTTAAAGCTGGAGCTATGGTCAACTGTGTATTATCTGAAGTTACATCCAACACACCAGGAGATCAAATAACAGCAGTTGTAGCAGTAGCTATTGGAAATAAATTAGGTTGTGTAGTTGAAACAAGTGGAATAAACAAAAATCGAAAAGAACTATTAAATAAAGCAGAATTGATGGTAAAATATATGATGGAAAAACGAGATGTTGAAATAAAAGATTTAATTGTAAAAGAATCAACAACAACAGTTAAAAATATTGCATCAGTAGTTTCATCAGTTATTTATTTAAATGAAGATATAATAGAGGAATAAAAATGGATGCTCGAGATAAAAAAATAGCAACTGATCTTTCTTATGAAATTATAAAAGAAGTTGGAAGAGCTATACGACCCTATGTTGGAAAAGTAGAATCCGGGGAAAAAGTAAAAATGGGAGCTGATGGAACACCAACATCCCTTATTGATATTATTGCTGAAGAAAAAGTCATTAATATATTAAAAAATGCTCCTGTTTACTCTTACATTATTAGTGAAGAAATTGGAGAGTTAAAATTAGGAAAAGGAACAGAAAAAAGTGTTGTTTTAACTCAAGAATTAAGACGTGAATTAGAAGATAATGAGGAGCGACCGAAATTCATATTCTTAGTTGACCCTCTTGATGGAACAAGCAATGCAATTAAAGAAATTCCTGCTTACGGTATTTCAATAGCTATTGCAAATGTTCCTAAAGGAAGAATAGCTAATTTAAACGATGTAGAATTAGGCTTTATTAATAATTTCGGGAATGGTAACTTTTTTGAAGCGGAGAAAGGAAAAGGATGTTGGTTAAATAATGAATCAGTACATCCAAGCGATGAAACTAACATAGCTAACATGTCTCTTGGAGGATTTACCAAAAGTGGAACCATAGAAGCATCAAAATTAGTTGATAATGCAAGAAGAATGAGAGTGCTTGGAAGTGTAGTTTTAGAACTTTCATA from Methanobrevibacter oralis encodes the following:
- a CDS encoding pyruvoyl-dependent arginine decarboxylase, coding for MKIAIVCGKDEGPTKLNAFDNALSDAGIGDVNLIKVSSMLSGNTEIKKLPKLKAGAMVNCVLSEVTSNTPGDQITAVVAVAIGNKLGCVVETSGINKNRKELLNKAELMVKYMMEKRDVEIKDLIVKESTTTVKNIASVVSSVIYLNEDIIEE